Proteins co-encoded in one Malus domestica chromosome 09, GDT2T_hap1 genomic window:
- the LOC103442971 gene encoding heterogeneous nuclear ribonucleoprotein 1-like, which translates to MQSDSGKLFIGGISWDTNEERLKEYFSSFGEVVEAVIMKDRTTGRARGFGFVVFSDPAVADSVIMEKHNIDGRMVEAKKAVPRDDQNILGRSSGSIHGSPGPGRTRKIFVGGLASTVTESDFKKYFEQFGTITDVVVMYDHNTQRPRGFGFITYDSEEAVDKVLLKTFHELNGKMVEVKRAVPKELSPGPSRSPIGGYNYGLSRVNSFLNGYTQGYTPNTGGGYGLGRFSPVAGGRSGFPPFGSGYGIGMNYEPGLSPGFGGNANYNNNNNNNNMNYGRGGLSPYYINNSNRFSNPIGYDGGNGGNTSSFFSSMSRNLWGNGGGGPDGLNSTNSNAYIGSGSGTIGGSTFGNTGANWPSSAMSAQGGGNNVSNNSRSLGYGVGDNSYGLGTGGYGRNSGASVPPASSFAASNGGFDGSLADFYSSNSIYGDPTWRSSNSERDGSVPFGYELGGTASDVSAKSSPGYVGGYSVNKRQSNTGIAA; encoded by the exons ATGCAATCCGATAGTGGTAAGTTATTTATTGGCGGCATATCTTGGGATACAAATGAAGAGCGTCTGAAAGAGTATTTTAGTAGTTTTGGGGAGGTGGTAGAAGCAGTGATCATGAAAGATCGGACCACAGGCCGTGCTCGTGGTTTCGGTTTTGTAGTTTTTTCTGACCCAGCAGTTGCGGACAGCGTCATAATGGAGAAGCACAACATCGATGGAAGGATG GTTGAGGCCAAAAAGGCTGTTCCTAGGGATGACCAAAACATATTGGGTAGAAGCAGTGGCAGCATCCATGGTTCTCCAGGTCCTGGCCGCACAAGAAAGATTTTCGTTGGAGGTTTAGCGTCCACTGTCACAGAGAGTGACTTCAAGAAGTATTTTGAGCAGTTTGGGACAATCACAGATGTTGTAGTGATGTATGATCACAACACCCAGAGACCAAGAGGCTTTGGATTCATCACTTATGATTCAGAAGAGGCAGTGGACAAGGTTTTGCTTAAAACATTTCATGAACTGAACGGGAAGATGGTTGAAGTCAAGCGTGCAGTTCCCAAAGAGTTATCACCTGGCCCCAGTCGTAGCCCTATTGGTGGATACAACTATGGTCTGAGTAGGGTCAATAGCTTCCTTAATGGCTACACTCAGGGGTATACTCCAAATACAGGTGGAGGCTATGGACTTGGTAGATTCAGTCCAGTTGCTGGTGGTCGTAGTGGATTTCCTCCATTTGGTTCTGGTTATGGAATTGGTATGAATTATGAGCCAGGCTTGAGCCCAGGTTTTGGAGGGAATgcaaattataataataataataataataataatatgaacTATGGACGGGGTGGATTGAGTCCTTATTATATCAATAATTCAAATAGGTTTAGCAATCCCATTGGGTATGATGGTGGTAATGGAGGAAACACATCTTCGTTTTTCAGCTCAATGTCTCGGAACTTGTGGGGGAATGGGGGTGGTGGACCTGATGGTCTTAACTCCACAAATTCTAATGCTTACATCGGATCAGGAAGTGGGACCATTGGAGGAAGTACATTTGGAAATACTGGAGCTAATTGGCCATCTTCAGCAATGTCAGCTCAAGGCGGAGGAAATAATGTTTCTAATAATAGCAGGAGTCTTGGTTATGGAGTTGGGGATAACAGTTACGGTCTGGGAACTGGAGGTTATGGAAGAAACAGTGGTGCAAGTGTGCCCCCTGCATCTTCATTTGCTGCATCAAATGGTGGTTTCGATGGGTCCTTGGCTGACTTTTACAGCAGTAATTCAATTTATGGAGACCCTACTTGGAGATCATCAAATTCCGAGCGAGATGGGTCTGTTCCTTTCGGTTATGAGCTTGGCGGCACAGCTTCGGATGTTTCAGCTAAGAGTTCTCCTGGTTATGTGGGTGGTTATAGTGTTAATAAGAGACAGTCAAACACAG gaaTTGCTGCCTAG
- the LOC103442972 gene encoding thymidine kinase a: MLLHFSPLPPSLSLFIPIMKAFAAFPSLFLPPQIFNTPSFCNTKSMASFKPSIPPTSDSSTSGEVHVIMGPMFAGKTTALLRRIKSEGNSGRNVAMIKSSKDTRYAIDSVVTHDGMKFPCWALPDLSSFRKNFGGDAYDKLDVIGIDEAQFFEDLYDFCCMAADHDGKTVVVAGLDGDYLRRSFGSVLDVIPLADSVTKLTARCEMCGKRAFFTLRKTEETRTELIGGADVYMPVCRQHYVNGQVLIKTARSVVESHKFKSVSDTFSKATPVV, encoded by the exons ATGCTGCTCCATTTCTCTCCACtcccaccctctctctctctatttatTCCGATAATGAAGGCTTTCGCCGCCTTCCCATCTCTCTTCTTACCTCCCCAAATCTTCAACACCCCCTCTTTCTGCAACACAAAATCCATGGCCTCCTTCAAGCCCTCCATTCCCCCCACCAGTGACTCTTCTACCTCCGGCGAGGTCCATGTCATCATGGGTCCCATGTTCGCCGGCAAAACCACCGCCCTACTCCGCCGGATCAAGTCGGAGGGGAACAGCGGCag GAATGTGGCGATGATAAAATCGAGTAAGGATACAAGATACGCCATTGATTCGGTTGTGACGCACGATGGGATGAAGTTTCCGTGCTGGGCGCTGCCTGATCTGTCATCGTTTCGGAAGAATTTTGGAGGAGATGCTTATGACAAG CTTGATGTCATTGGAATCGACGAGGCTCAGTTTTTTGAAGATCTATATGATTTCTGCTGCATGGCTGCTGATCATGATGGGAAAACTGTGGTTGTTGCAGGCTTGGATGGCGATTACTTGAG GAGGAGCTTTGGCTCGGTTCTTGACGTAATACCTCTTGCTGATTCTGTGACCAAGTTGACGGCGCGATGTGAAATGTGTGGCAAACGAGCTTTCTTTACCCTGAGGAAGACGGAGGAGACTAGGACGGAACTGATTGGTGGTGCTGATGTATACATGCCTGTGTGTCGCCAACATTATGTCAACGGACAAGTTCTCATTAAAACAGCAAGAAGTGTAGTGGAGTCCCATAAATTTAAGAGTGTCAGTGACACATTTTCTAAAGCAACTCCAGTTGTTTAG
- the LOC103442973 gene encoding probable serine/threonine-protein kinase WNK11: MPVESSNASDRDAEPFVEVDPTGRYGRYADLLGHGAVKKVYRAFDQEEGTEVAWNQVRLYNYSDDPTLINRLYSEVKLLRQLKNKYIIVCHSVWKDEAHSTLNFITEVCNSGNLREYREKHRRVSLKALKKWSRQVLEGLEYLHTHEPCIIHRDLNCSNIFINGNTGQVKIGDLGFAAIVGKNHLAHSIIGTPEYMAPELYDEDYTEMVDIYSFGMCLLEMVTMEIPYSECDSVAKIYRKVTTGVKPLALNKVTDPEVKAFIEKAIAQPRARPTASDLLKDPFLSEVSQ; this comes from the exons ATGCCAGTCGAGAGTTCGAATGCATCTGATCGGGATGCTGAACCATTTGTGGAGGTTGATCCAACTGGACGGTATGGGCGGTATGCTGACCTCCTTGGTCATGGTGCTGTGAAAAAGGTTTATAGGGCTTTTGATCAGGAGGAAGGTACAGAGGTGGCCTGGAATCAGGTCCGGTTGTACAATTACAGTGACGACCCAACACTCATAAATCGGCTTTACTCTGAGGTTAAGCTGTTGAGGCAATTGAAGAACAAGTATATCATTGTTTGTCACAGCGTTTGGAAGGATGAGGCACATAGCACTTTGAATTTTATCACCGAGGTGTGCAATTCTGGAAACCTGAGGGAGTACAGGGAGAAGCATCGCCGTGTGTCACTTAAGGCTCTGAAGAAGTGGTCGAGACAGGTGCTTGAGGGATTGGAATACCTCCATACGCACGAGCCGTGCATCATTCACAGAGATCTCAATTGCAGCAACATCTTCATCAACGGGAATACTGGCCAG GTGAAAATTGGTGATCTGGGGTTTGCAGCAATAGTGGGAAAGAACCATTTAGCACATTCGATTATAGGTACACCCGAGTATATGGCCCCCGAGCTGTACGACGAGGATTACACAGAAATGGTGGATATATACTCGTTCGGGATGTGCTTGCTGGAGATGGTGACAATGGAGATACCATACAGCGAGTGTGACTCTGTTGCCAAGATATACAGGAAGGTGACAACGGGTGTCAAGCCTTTAGCCTTGAACAAGGTGACTGATCCGGAGGTGAAGGCGTTCATTGAGAAAGCCATAGCCCAGCCGAGGGCAAGACCTACAGCCTCTGATCTTCTCAAGGATCCCTTCTTGTCCGAAGTCAGTCAGTAA